The Carassius auratus strain Wakin chromosome 34, ASM336829v1, whole genome shotgun sequence genomic sequence AGACAAGACAACTACACACTCAGACAATAAGTCAACAGGTGTTCAAGCACCTGAGAGATAGCAGTAAATCTTTTTTGCACTACAGGggatatgataaaaaataaaataaaaaacgttgCAATGTTAAAACGTGTAAACCGTGATAAAAGTTACTATATGAATGcttcaaattagtttttaaaagcaTAATGAAGGTTACAGTGGCTCCTTCCATTTAAAAAGACACTTTCTTATCTTCCAGTTGAAAGTGCACTGCTCCCCCTACTGGACTGGTCTTTGGTCCCAGTCAAACAGGAAATGAGACTAAAACAGAGTCTGCAGCTTGACGTGAGGTGAGGGCTAAACttcagtgtgtgcgtgtgttaacGCCCCATCAACATCCAGCAGCTTTACAGTTTGGGATGACTTGACAACTTAATCTTCAGATTCTCAGCCAGTTTGTCCAAGAACTCAAAAGTGTTGAGGTAATCGGAGCGTTTGACACTGCAAAGACATAAacagaaaaaatacatataaaatatcattacacagcctaataatgttttgttGCTGTCCTTtaaaatctgcatgtttttttttttatgctatatCATGCATTGAACACTCAATTCATGCAGTCCAACACCACTCAAAACCAAAGATCTCCACTGAGCCCCAATGAATAGTAGTGTCCCAGAGTAGATAATGGACGTACTCAGACATGCCCTTGATGCAGATGGCCAGGTCCTTGGTCATGAAACCAGCTTCAATGGTCTCGACACAAACGGCCTCCAGTGCCTCAGCAAACACCCGCAGCTCTGCGTTCTTATCAAGCTCCGCCCGGTGCAGCAGCCCTCGTGTCCACGCAAAGATAGAGGCTGATGGGACAAAAGTGATCATGAAAAACTGTTTTGTGTGCATCATCTGGGGATTTTATAGATTAAGAGTGGAAGTAAAGCAAGTATGTTTTCCTCACCAATAGGGTTGGTGGACGTCTCTTTGCCCTGCTGGTGCATGCGATAGTGCCGTGTAACTGTGCCATGGGCTGCCTCAGCTTCTACTGTACGCCCATCAGGACACACAAGCACACTGGTCATCATACCCAATGACCCATAACCTGGAGACAGAGAACCGAGAGATTACTCACTATAAATTCATTTTCATGGTACTTTCCATTATACCTTTaccacaaaaacatgcaaaaatttaGTAAACCGTTAGTAAGatggtttaatgttttaaataaaacaaaagcgcctagtgctcaccaagactgcatttatctgatcaaaactattttaatatactggACAAAAGCATTCattgaaaacatttcttttttgtaTCTGGCAACTCTTTCGTCATTTGTGGGGTTCAAATATTAGTattaattatcaataataattttgtatCATTACTCACCTTGAGCTACAGAGTCTGATTGCACGTCTCCATCATAGTTCTTGCAGGCCCAGATAAATCCGCCTTCGGACTTCATGGCCTGAGCTACCATGTCATCAATCAGCCGATGCTCATACCAGATGCCTTTGGCTTCGTACTGAGCCTTGTACTCTCTGCAGCACATACAGTGTCAGAAAGctctttatcattttttttttctgaattcacTTCTCATTGTTTGTCGCTCTGTCATCTTATTCAATGTGTGCATACAGGATTATGAGTAGACATTCATGCTTAGATGCCAGGACAGAAGAAAACCTTTCGTAAGGaaaaattgtattgatttacacGGAGGCCTTTAAATTTACGACAGGCAGTTTCAGACCCATTTTCTTTAGTTCAAAAAAACACTGTAACTAGATGGATTACTGGGGGGAATTAATTCAATGACAGTTCATAAGAAACCATTTCACCGAGGACTCACTTTTCATAGATTTCCTGGAAAATATCTTTGAATCGGCCATCATATTTCTTCAAGATGGTGTTCTTGGTGCTGAGGTACATCGGCCAGCCTTTGTTCAACCCCATCTTGAAAGAGCTATGGGCAAAGTCCCGGATTGAACTGTCTGTGTTGTACATCCCCAGAGCAACTCCACCGGTACCTAAACATACAGAATCACACATAGTGTCAAGAAAACCTGGTCTAAAAGAAGATATGCTTGTGACAATTAGATTTAGAAACAACTAGGCTATGTTccaataatttcaaatcaaatatCAAATCTTTGCACGATATCCATTTCATCTAAACACTATTTGCAGTCCCAGGACAGTGCCATGTGGCTTCAGACTGTAACTCTGACAAGACAAACATGCTCAATAATCAAACAAGTGACAGTCCACTGTGATGACATCACCATACAGAGATATTTCTGACATACAGAAGGGCTGCATTCGAAATCTCAGACTTCCCTGCTATGAAAACAATGTGTGAACAGAATTCAAAGTTTTCATAAAATAGTATGTGAAAAGTTCCCAgaaatttttaaatcaatgtaggCTACCTTTAAAGTCGTGGACAACAAACTTGAGTGGCTCTCCTCCATTTTTAGGCGTGTATGTCATTTCCACCGTTCCAGGACCGGGAACAACGAAATCTGTAGCCTTGTACTGTTCAAATCGAAAAGGACAGATTATCTCAGGAGACCTTTTACCTGTGACTAATTTCACCAATATTAAATGATGATTGCTTAGTTATGATGTAAACTTTGATGAAACACCAAAACAATCCAACCCAAAAAAATTCCAGAACAAATTCCCAATAAGGCTTAATTACAGATATTCTAATACATGCACTAGGAAGAGCTCCCTACCTGGTCTCCATGTGCGTGCCTGCCGATAATTATAGGCTTGATCCAGCCTGAGACCAAACGGGGAATGTTTTTGCAGATAATAGCCTCTCGGAACACAGTTCCTCCCAGGATGTTCCGGATTGTTCCGTTAGGAGAGGGCCACATCTTCTTGAGCTTGAACTCCTCCACGCGCTTCTCGTCAGGAGTGATGGTGGCGCACTTGATGCCGACACTGTAGCGCCTCACAGCCTCCGCCGCCTCGACAGTCACCTTGTCATCTGTGGCATCACGGTTCTCCATTCCCAGGTCATAGCTGCCACACAGAGAGCAAAAAAAGAAACCTCATGAGTTTTGCTCACCTATGAGAATTATTCCATGAAGTTATTGACATATTAACAATCATTAtgcatttctttgatttttgCAAATTACCTCTTTTGGTAAAAGGTCTATTATTGTAAAAGAAGTTCTATTATTGATGTTCAATCAAATGGAAAAAGGGGACTATGCACTATATACAGTAGCTTACTGTACATTACactctaattaaacacattgTGGgtggcagaaaaaaaatacatacaattaaacATATCCCTATTAAAGCTATTTCTGTTACTTATGCACATAGTCTGTGTGGGTATggttatgaaataataaaaaacatacagtagATGATTATCAGCTACCAAAAACAAGCCTTCAAATCTTCGAACAGCCATGCACCATCAAAAGAGTTTTCCACACTGATTTAAATTCACTCGTGCTCTCAGCTGCTAAGAGCAAATGAAAGGCCTCATCTGTTCTGCATATACGTGACTGAACTGATGAAAGCCTCCTCTCAGAGACTTTAGAACCAGTGAGGAAGAGTGTGAGACACTAAACATATAGACTTCAGAGAAAGCATCCCAGAGCTACAATACAGCTCTACTGATGGGGGTGAGGAACGTTCCCATACCCTTCTTGTTCCATGTCCTCACTATTGTGTTAAGTATGATGTGACCTTTCACCCACTTTCCTTCAACTCCAtggtaatgattctgaaaatctgttggtggcgctagaggacTTCAAAATAACTAAATAGGGGTGCTTTTGACTTGTTCAATCCATCAAAGAAAACCTGTGAGGTATAGATCGcattcaaaaaaaacaaaacaactagaAGCACAAATGACAGGTAAACATATGCAAACAATCTTACGATACAAGCTCAAAGACCACTCCGAGGTTCAGTGGTAATGACTGAATGGACAGGCGTCAAGAGATCCCCCTTAAGTGACCACACCTTGTTTACTAACGTACTGATAATACTCTTATCAGACCGATAACCCACCGACACTTCACCTTGCAACTATTCTTCAAATCTTTAGGTCAAGTTCACGAACTATGCTGAatacttcatttattttaaacaaaaaacaggtctTTCTAGTTAAAGAGCCACTCCGATCAAACCATAACCTATAAAGTTCAAAGTACAGATGCTGACAAAAAGTGATGTTAGGTAATAAAAGTGAGTGCTTACTTATGAGATGATAACATTTCCCTTAGGTTTTGAGAGATACCACATTGTACTTACCAATAGGAACTATTTGTAAAACCTGGCAGTTTTAAATATCAAAGTTACTGAAAACTAATACTGAAAATTAAAGATGACCTTATAATGGTTTCACAGTGCAAACAATGATAATATGGCATTAACTTTAGTGTTATGGTTACCATGTTAAATTACTGTAAAACACCACTAATTGGCAGCAAAATGACGTTAAATCAGCTTAACATACTGGCTGAAATCTGAGTATTCACAAGGGAAATCAGGCATAATGAGAGAAATGCGCACCTGCTGGCGTGAATGGTACACACACACTTAATCTCACCTGTGCAGGTCGAGCTCCAGATAAGGGAAAATGAGTTTCTCTTTTATGAGATCCCATATTACTCTGGTCATCTCGTCTCCCTGCATCTCGACCACAGAACCCGCTTTGATCTTCTGAGACATTCTGGACCCTGCAAAACCAATGACGGTTATATGTTAAGATGTATAGTGGCATTAATACTTGATCCCTGTAGAATGAGTAGATTCCACTGAGAAAAGTTACACAACCTGTGAGTCAGCATTTCTGCCTTAAACCTGTTTTAACGGACTGCATTTTTGAGCCTACAAACTAGACTTAGAAGTCAGTAGTTTGTATGGTTTTCCATAATTAGCAATAGTAATACCTTAGTTTTAAAGATATGCATGGTAATACCGTGGTATTTTGTGATATAGTAAAAGGACCTCCTGTTCTTTTAGTTACTCTGAACTATGCAAGTACAATCACTATGTTGTTACTATCTCTGTACTGATGTACCAGCTATTCTCATGCAACTAATGTAACAGCACCTGACACTGTGTAACACGACACAGGCCTTTTATCCACCACTGAGAGATTCACTGTATCTTAGTATAAACTGTGTTCAGGTAACAAACGTTTCAACGTCTTGTTGCAGTTCCACAAACTGGCACTGGTTACGTAACAAAACAATTAGGACATAGGTCAAATACAACGCGAGCAATCCCAaacatatattcatattttaataaaagagtTGTAGGTAATGAGGCTTTAGAAGACTA encodes the following:
- the LOC113053230 gene encoding isocitrate dehydrogenase [NADP] cytoplasmic-like; the encoded protein is MSQKIKAGSVVEMQGDEMTRVIWDLIKEKLIFPYLELDLHSYDLGMENRDATDDKVTVEAAEAVRRYSVGIKCATITPDEKRVEEFKLKKMWPSPNGTIRNILGGTVFREAIICKNIPRLVSGWIKPIIIGRHAHGDQYKATDFVVPGPGTVEMTYTPKNGGEPLKFVVHDFKGTGGVALGMYNTDSSIRDFAHSSFKMGLNKGWPMYLSTKNTILKKYDGRFKDIFQEIYEKEYKAQYEAKGIWYEHRLIDDMVAQAMKSEGGFIWACKNYDGDVQSDSVAQGYGSLGMMTSVLVCPDGRTVEAEAAHGTVTRHYRMHQQGKETSTNPIASIFAWTRGLLHRAELDKNAELRVFAEALEAVCVETIEAGFMTKDLAICIKGMSDVKRSDYLNTFEFLDKLAENLKIKLSSHPKL